Genomic window (Streptomyces cadmiisoli):
GTAGAGGATCGTGTCCTCCTGGCCGAGGAAGGCGGACAGCCGGGCCTCCAGTTCCTTGTGCACCTCCTGCGTGCCGCAGATGAAGCGCACCGACGCCATCCCGTAGCCCCAGCGGTCCAGCGCCGCGTGGGCCGCCGCGATCACCTCGGGGTGGTCGGCGAGTCCGAGGTAGTTGTTGGCGCAGAAGTTGAGGACCTCGCCGGGGCGGCCGCCGGCGGAGACGTTCACGGTCGCCGACTGCGGGGTGTCGATGACCCGCTCGGGCTTGTGCAGTCCGGCCGCGCGGATCTCGTCGAGGGTGGCGCGCAGGTCGTCGCGGACAGAGTCGAACATGAGGGGGCTCCAAAGAGTGCGGTGAGCGGAGGCGGACCGGGGCGGGTCAGGAGGTCCAGTCGAGGATCACCTTGCCGCCGCGGCCGCTCGCCGCGTCGGCGAACGCCGCCTCGAAGTCGCGGTGGCCGTAGCGTCCGGTGATCACGGGGGCGAGGTCGAGGCCGCCCTCCAGGAGTACCGACATCGCGTACCAGGTCTCGAACATCTCCCGGCCGTAGATGCCCTTGATGGTGATCATCGAGGTGACGATCCGGGCCCAGTCGACGGGGAACTCCTGCGCGGGCAGGCCGAGCATGGCGATCCGTCCGCCGTGCGTCATGTTGGCGATCATGTCGCGCAGTGCGTCGCCGTGGCCGGACATCTCCAGGCCGACGTCGAAGCCCTCGCGCAGCCCGAGGATGCGCTGTCCGTCCGCGACCGTGGCGTTCGTGACGTCGAGCGCCAGGCTGACACCGATCTTGCGGGCCAGCTCCAGCCGTTCCTCGCTGACGTCGGTGATGACGACGTTGCGCGCGCCGGCGTGCCGGGCCACGGCCGCGGCCATCAGACCGATCGGCCCGGCACCGGTGATCAGCACGTCCTCGCCGACCAGCGGGAACGACAGCGCGGTGTGCACGGCGTTGCCGAACGGGTCGAAGATCGCCGCCACGTCGAGGTCGACCGGCACGCGATGCACCCACACATTGGTGGCGGGCAGCGCGACGTACTCGGCGAAGGCGCCGTCACGTCCGACACCGAGACCCACGGTGGCGCGGCACAGATGGCGCCGGCCGGCCAGGCAGTTGCGGCACTTGCCGCACACCAGGTGGCCCTCGCCGCTGACCCGGTCGCCCGACTTGATGTCGGTGACGTCCCGGCCGGTCTCGACGACCTCGCCGACGAACTCGTGCCCGAGCACGAGGGGCGTGCGGATCGCCTGCTGCGCCCAGCCGTCCCAGGCGTGGATGTGCAGGTCGGTGCCGCAGATACCGGTGCGCAGCACCTTGATGAGTACGTCGCCGGGCCCGATGGTGGGCTCGGGGACCTCCACGAGTCGAAGCCCGGGCTCCGCCTTCTCCTTGACCAGCGCCTTCAACGCTACGGCTCCTGTGCGTGAGGTCCCGTCCAGGGCACGCCGAAGCGGCCCGCGGACGGGGAGGGGGGTGGAATCGCACAGCAATCTGCCGTATCGCGGGGCGTCGGTCCATCGAGGATTTCTTAAGCGCCGCCGCAGCTTTCCTTCACGCCCTCGGCCGGCCGCTCCCCGGGCGGCTCACAGCGGGAGTCCGTCGTCCTCGCTCCGTTCGAGCCGGACGACGAGTTCGGCAGCGGTCGCCTTGATGGTCTCCAGACCGGTGCGTCCCCAGGGCCGCGGTGCGACATCGGCGACGCACACGGTGCCGAGCACCATGCCCGTGGTGTCGATGAGCGGCGCGCCGAGGTAGGAGTGGATTCCGTACTCGTCGACGACGGGATTGCCCGCGAACCGCGGATAGTCGCGCACGTCCTCCAGTGCGAGGGCCTTGCGCCGGACCACCACATGGGGGCAGTAGCCGTGGTCGCGGGGCATGGAGCGGCCGACCTCCGGCCGGGTCCCGTCCTCTTTCACGACGAGTCCGACGGCGGGGGCGTGCAGTCCGGCGAAGAACTGCCCGCTCTCGTCGGGGAAGTTGACCATCGCGTACGGCGATCCGGTGCTGGACGCCAGATGGCCCGCCAGGGCGTCGAGGGCGGGCTCGGGGCGCAGCCCGAGGCCGAGCCGCCGCAGTCGCCGGGTGCGGGCGGGTGCTTCCTTGTCGTCGGGGGTGAGCAGCAGACGACCGGCCGGGCGCGGCGGGTCGTAGCTCATGGCCGGGTTCCGTCGCTGTGGGCGTATGTCATGTGCGGCTCCGGTGCTGGGGGCGGTGGTCACATGTGGGCGCCGTGGCTCGGCGCGGGGGTGACGGGTGCGTGGGCGATGAGGTGGCGTACCAGGGTGAGCAGGGTCTGGACGCCGGAGGCGGAGATCCGGGCGTCGCAGCGCACGACGGGGATCGCGGGGTCGAGGTCGATGGCGGCACGCACCTCCTCGGGGTCGTAGCGGTGGGCGCCGTCGAACTCGTTGACGGCGACGATGAAGCCGAGGCCGCGTTCCTCGAAGAAGTCGACCGCGGCGAAGCACTCCTCCAGGCGCCTGGTGTCGGCCAGGATCACCGCGCCGAGCGCTCCCTCGCACAGTTCGTCCCACATGAACCAGAACCGCTCCTGTCCGGGCGTGCCGAACAGGTACAGCACATGCTGCGGGTCCAGGGTGATGCGGCCGAAGTCCATCGCGACGGTCGTCTCGACCTTGTTCTCGATGCCGTCGAGGTTGTCGGTCCCGGCGCTGACCGTGGTGAGCAACTCCTCCGTGCTGAGCGGGGCGATCTCGCTTACGGCTCCGACGAAGGTCGTCTTGCCGACCCCGAAGCCGCCCGCCACCAGGATCTTCAGCGCGGTGGGGAAGGGATCGGCACCGTCGTCGTAGTCGTAGTCAGAGCTGTCGTCGTAGTCCATCGAGCACTGCCTCCAGAAGGGCCCGGTCCGTGGGGTTGTGGTGGAACTCGGGGGGTTTGGTGGTGAGCGCCCCGCAGTCGACGAGATCCGACAGCAGCACCTTGGTGACCACCGCCGGGAGTCTGAGCTGGGCGGCGACCTCGGCGACCGAGACGGGGGCGCGGCACAGATCGAGGGCCTGTGCGTGCTCGGGGCCGAGGTAGCCGAACGGGGTGGCTCCGGTGGACCTCACCTGGGAGATCAGGTCGAGCGCGACGGTGGGACGGGTACGGCCGTTGCTGACCGTGAAAGGGCGCACCAGCCGTCCGGCCGCGTCGTCGAGCCAGGGCCCGTCGCCGGCCGTCGCCACGCTCAAGGCCTCATCGCCGTGGGTTCGACGGCGTGCTGTCGGGGCGCGGTCATCAGGTAGGGGCGGACACTCTTGACCAGCATGGCCATCTCGTAGCCGAGGACGGCCGCGTCGGCCTCGCGGCCGGCGAGCACGGCGAGACAGGTACCGGAGCCGGCCGTGGTGACGAACAGCAGGGTGGAGTCGAGTTCGACGACGACCTGCCGTACGTCGCCGCCGTCACCGAAGCGGACTCCGGCGCTGCGGCCGAGGGAGTACAGGCCGGAGGCCAGGGCGGCCATGTGGTCGGCGCTGTCGGCGTCGAGGCCGTGCACCGACTTCACGAGTCCGTCGCAGGACAGGAGCACCGCGCTGGTGGTGTGCGGCACCCGCTGCACGAGTCCGCTCATCAGCCAGTCGAGATCGGATACATGGCCGGTGGGGGCATCGGTCGCCATGGTGGATCGACTCCTTGGGATACGAAGGTCTGCGAGCGCGCTCGGGGTCGCGCCGGGGGTGGTTGCGGTGGGGGTGGCGACGGGGGCGGCGGCTGCGGTGGTCATCCGGCCGGTGTGCTCCCGTCGTGCCGGGCGTGGTGATCGGTTCGGGTCGCGGTGACACCGTGGTCCGGGGAGTGCGCGGGCCGCTGCTCGGTGGTGTGGGCCGCCGTCCCGTGCGGGGACAGGTCCACGTGCGCCGAGTCCGAGTGCCGTACGTCCTTGGGGTGTACGTCCCTCGGGTGGGCGTCCGTGGAGAGGGGTGCGGGCAGGACGGGCGCCTCGGCGGGGCGCCGGGGTGCGGGCGGGTTGTGCCGGGACTCCTCGTGGGAGGCCCCCCGGGTCACCGGCTCGGCGTTCTGCTGGGCCTCGGCGAGGCCGACACCGCGCTGGAAGGCCGCCATCAGGCCGGGATCGTGCCCCACCACGTGCTCGGTGTCCTGGCGTGGGGCCGGGCCGCCGCGCAGTTGGGGCGCGATGTGTTCCTGGGCTCGGCGCCGGGGCAGTTGGGGCTTGCCCATGGTGCCGCGTACCGCACCGCCCCTCGGCACCGGCGGTGCCGAGTCGTGCTCGCCGAGGTGGGCGCGTTCGTCGGGCCGGATGCCGGGCACCGCCGCCGCGGGGTTGGCGCGTTCCTCGGCACCGCGCACCGGCAGTGGCGCCGGGGGGCTGTCGCCGGCCGGGGACATGTCCGGCGGCCGGGTGTGCACCGTGACGGGGTGCGCGAGGGGAGCCGGGGGCACCGGCGGAGCCGCCGTGACGGGTCGCGCGACGGGTTGCGGGACGAGGGCGGGCGGAGCCGCCGGGGCCGCCGCGACGGGCGGTTGCCCCGGGTGCGCGGGCGGCGGCACGCGGGTCGGAACCGGGGCGGCCGGTACCGCGCCCGTGGTGTCGCGGTGTCCTCGTACGCCACCGGTCGGGTCCTGCGCCACCGGGGGTACGCCGCCGGTGGCGCCCGGCGGGGTGCCCAGCAGGGCCTGCGGCACCACGAGGACGGCCTGGACCCCGCCGTAGATGTTGGTCTGGAGCCGGACGGTGATGCCGTGCCGCCGGGCGAGCTGCGAGACGACGAACAGCCCGATGCGCCCGTCCGCCAGCAGCCGGCCCACGTTGACCTGGTCGGGGTCGGTGAGCAGGGCGTTCATCCTGCTCTGCTCGGCGACCGGCATGCCGAGACCGCGGTCCTCGACCTCGATGGCGAGCCCCGAGGTGACGAGGTTGGCGCGCAACAGCACTTGGGTGTGCGGGGCGGAGAACACGGTGGCGTTCTCCACGAGTTCGGCCAGCAGGTGGATGACGTCGGCGACGGCGTGGCCGCGCAGGGTGCCGTCGGTCGGCGGCACCAGTTTGACCCGCGAGTACTGCTCGACCTCGGCGATCGCCGACCGCAGCACCTCGGTCATGGTGACCGGATTGCTCCACTGCCGGCGGGAGACCGCGCCGCCGAGCACGGCGAGGTTCTCGGCGTGCCGGCGGATGCGGGTGGCGAGATGGTCGACGTGGAAGAGGCCCTTGAGCAGGTCGGGGTCCTCGATCTCGTTCTCCAGCTCGTCGAGGATCGCGATCTCCCGGTGCACCAGCGACTGGAGCCGCCGGGCGAGGTTGACGAAGACTTCGAGCTTCTGCTCGCTGCCGGCCTGGCTGGAGAGCTGGGCGGCCTGCACGACGGCGGTGACGGCGCCGTCGTGCGCGCGGGCCAGGTCGGCGGCGAGCAGTTCGAAGTCGTCGGCGTCCTCGGGGGGTGTGCCGCGCGACTTGCGCTGGGGCGGGATCTCGCCGCGCCGCAACGCCTCGACGAGGGTGCGCAGATCGGCCTCGCGGCGCGCGCTGCTGCGGCGCAGCGCTCCGATGCGCTCGTGGACGGACCGGGCGGTACGGGCGGCGGCGAAGGCGGCGATCCCGATGCCCGCGAACGTCACGCCGGTGGCTCCGGCGAGGACGCCCCACAGGGGGAGGCCGGTGCGGGCCCCGGTGGAGCGGACGGTGAACAGGACGGCCGCGCAGGCGCTGAGCGCGACGGCTACGGGTGGCAGCACGGCCAGGCGCAGGAGCTGAGGCCGTATGTGCGCCTCGGGCAGCGAGGGGACGGTACGGGCGACCGGCCGTCCGTGACGTCCGCCCTCGCGGCGGTCTGCGCGTGCGGCCGGTGCGCGGAGGTGTGACATCGGTGTCCTCGTACTGGTCCGTCGGTCGTGGCCTGGGGCCCGGTCTGCGCGACTCGGGCATACGGCATCGCGGTGCGGGTCGGCGGAGCCGTACGGATCTCGGCCCTGCGTTGCCCGACGGACACTCACCGTAGTTGCCGACACATCATGTGCGGTGGGCAGTTGACAAAGTCCTACGGCAAGCGTCCCGCTCTGGTATGAGGTCTCGTACGACAGACCGATAAGCCCGCCGAACGCCTGACCACTGATGACATCGGAACGATCGGAGTCCACCGGACTCGGTCGGAAGCGGTCGCGCCGTCCGGCGCCTCGGTGGGGCACGGTGCGGCCGACCGGCGGCCGCCCTCCCTCGCGCCGGGTGGGAGGTACACGCGCCGAGCGGAAGGCGGACGTACGCGGACGGAAGGCTGACGTACGCCGGAAGGAGGAAGGCGCACCGAGCGGCTCAAGGCACGCCGGAACAGCCGTCGGTACGCGCCGAATCGGCGGAGCCGCCCCGGTCCGCCCGGTGGAACGGGCTCACACGCGGCGGAAGTCGTGGTGAAAAACGGAATGCGGAACGGGATGCGGGGCGCAATGAAGGACGGGATGAGGGACGGAACGGGCGACGGGACGAGGGTGGCCGTCGCCCGGTCCGGACCCGGACGTCACCGCCCCACGCCCACCGGCGAGTTCACGAGTCGCCGACGCGGCGCTCCCCGGGGCGGCGCCGGTACCGCCGCGGGGCATCCGCCGGCCCCCTCGCGGTGACCGGCGGATGCCTCGGTGCGCCGTCAGCGACCGCCCGCGCGGTCGAGGTCGTCCTGGGCGGCGGTACCGGTCCGGGCCGTGCTCCCGGCGTCGCGCCACGGCCGGTCGAGCGGCGCCGACACGGCCTCCCACCACGGCTCCACCGGCAGCTTCCCGGCCGGCTCGAACGGTTCGCCCGGCCGAGGGAACGCCGCCGCCTGTCCGGCCTTCTCGGCCGCGTCCATCGTCCAGGCGCCGGGCTCGGCCCAGGCGTGCGGGGCGAGGTTGAAGGTGCCCCAGTGGATGGGGATCATCACGCCGCCCGGTTCCCCGCCCTGGAGGTCGAGGTGGGCGCGCATGCCCTCGTCCGGAGTCATGTGGATGTCGGGCCAGAAGTCGCTGTACGCGCCGATCTGGATCATCGTCGCGTCGAACGGGCCGTAGTCGGCGCCGATGTCCCGGAAGCCCTCGAAGTACCCCGTGTCGCCGCTGTGGAATATCCGGTGCCGCTCCCCCGCGACGACCCATGACGCCCAGAGCGTGTGCTGCGTGTTGCGCAGTCCCCGGCCGCAGAAGTGGCGGGCCGGGGTGGCGGTCAGAGTGAGACCGCCGACCTGCGTCGCCTCGTGCCAGTCCAGCTCGCGCACCCGCTCGGCCGGCACGCCCCAGTGCTCGAGGTGGGCGCCGACGCCTAGCGGGACGGCGAACAGTGTGTCCGTGCCGGCCAGCGCCTTGATCGTGGGGAGGTCCAGGTGGTCGTAGTGGTCGTGGGAGATGACGACGACGTCGACCGGGCCGAGCGCCGCCACCGGCAGCGGCACCGGGTGCAGGCGCTTCGGGCCGGCGAAGGCGAACGGCGAGCAGCGCTCACCCCAGACCGGGTCGAAGAGCACGCGCTGCCCGTCGATCTCCGCGAGGACGCTGGAGTGCCCCGTCCAGGTCAGCCGCAGGCCCGTGGCGGGCGGCTCGGCGAGGTCCGCGAGCGTGGTGGGGTGCACCGGGATCGTGCCCTTGGGGGCGCGGCGGCTGCGGGAGTCCTTGTCGAAGTACTTCTTGGCGAAGTCCAGCGGCGATCCCGACGGCCTGGTCCGGGAGGGGCCCCCGGGGTTCTGGAAGACCCCGTCCTTGAAATAGGGGGATCTGCGGATGCGCGCCATACGCTCACCGCTCGGGTCCGCGCCGAAGGCCTCGGGCTGCAGCGCGCGGAGCCCGGAGCTCAAGGAACGGGAACCGGACACGGTACCTCCAGGTGGAGTCGGTGAAGGCTCCATTATGGTCCGCCCCCGCGACAACGCCGGGTCGACCGTGTCACACGCGGCACCCGCGTCGCGCCGGTCCGGCGGCCGCCGGACCGCGCATCTCGTTGACAGCGCACGACATCCGTCCCGATACTGACTCACTGTTCAGTAACATCGATCCGGCCGCCCGGTGCCCCGCCGCCACGACCGGCCGGTTTTGAGGAGCCCCGCATGACCGCCCCCCTCCTGTCGCTCACCTGGACCGACCACGTCACCGGCCGCCGGGGCTTCCTGGTCGTCGACCGGCTCGTGCGCGGGGTGGCGAGCGGTGGTCTGCGCATGCGCGAGGGCTGCACCCTGGACGAGGTCACCGGGCTCGCGCGCGGCATGACCATGAAGGAGGCGCTGCACTTCGACCCCCGCAGCCGCTACGTCCCGCTCGGCGGCGCCAAGGGCGGCATCGACTGCGACCCGCGCGACCCGGGGGCGTACGACCTCCTGGTGCGGTACCTGCGGGCCATGCGGCCGTACATCGAGAGTTTCTGGACCACCGGCGAGGACCTGGGGCTCAGCCAGGACCTGGTGGACCGGGCGGCGGCGGAGGC
Coding sequences:
- a CDS encoding GAF domain-containing protein; amino-acid sequence: MSYDPPRPAGRLLLTPDDKEAPARTRRLRRLGLGLRPEPALDALAGHLASSTGSPYAMVNFPDESGQFFAGLHAPAVGLVVKEDGTRPEVGRSMPRDHGYCPHVVVRRKALALEDVRDYPRFAGNPVVDEYGIHSYLGAPLIDTTGMVLGTVCVADVAPRPWGRTGLETIKATAAELVVRLERSEDDGLPL
- the tdh gene encoding L-threonine 3-dehydrogenase is translated as MKALVKEKAEPGLRLVEVPEPTIGPGDVLIKVLRTGICGTDLHIHAWDGWAQQAIRTPLVLGHEFVGEVVETGRDVTDIKSGDRVSGEGHLVCGKCRNCLAGRRHLCRATVGLGVGRDGAFAEYVALPATNVWVHRVPVDLDVAAIFDPFGNAVHTALSFPLVGEDVLITGAGPIGLMAAAVARHAGARNVVITDVSEERLELARKIGVSLALDVTNATVADGQRILGLREGFDVGLEMSGHGDALRDMIANMTHGGRIAMLGLPAQEFPVDWARIVTSMITIKGIYGREMFETWYAMSVLLEGGLDLAPVITGRYGHRDFEAAFADAASGRGGKVILDWTS
- a CDS encoding sensor histidine kinase, which produces MSHLRAPAARADRREGGRHGRPVARTVPSLPEAHIRPQLLRLAVLPPVAVALSACAAVLFTVRSTGARTGLPLWGVLAGATGVTFAGIGIAAFAAARTARSVHERIGALRRSSARREADLRTLVEALRRGEIPPQRKSRGTPPEDADDFELLAADLARAHDGAVTAVVQAAQLSSQAGSEQKLEVFVNLARRLQSLVHREIAILDELENEIEDPDLLKGLFHVDHLATRIRRHAENLAVLGGAVSRRQWSNPVTMTEVLRSAIAEVEQYSRVKLVPPTDGTLRGHAVADVIHLLAELVENATVFSAPHTQVLLRANLVTSGLAIEVEDRGLGMPVAEQSRMNALLTDPDQVNVGRLLADGRIGLFVVSQLARRHGITVRLQTNIYGGVQAVLVVPQALLGTPPGATGGVPPVAQDPTGGVRGHRDTTGAVPAAPVPTRVPPPAHPGQPPVAAAPAAPPALVPQPVARPVTAAPPVPPAPLAHPVTVHTRPPDMSPAGDSPPAPLPVRGAEERANPAAAVPGIRPDERAHLGEHDSAPPVPRGGAVRGTMGKPQLPRRRAQEHIAPQLRGGPAPRQDTEHVVGHDPGLMAAFQRGVGLAEAQQNAEPVTRGASHEESRHNPPAPRRPAEAPVLPAPLSTDAHPRDVHPKDVRHSDSAHVDLSPHGTAAHTTEQRPAHSPDHGVTATRTDHHARHDGSTPAG
- a CDS encoding DUF742 domain-containing protein; the encoded protein is MATAGDGPWLDDAAGRLVRPFTVSNGRTRPTVALDLISQVRSTGATPFGYLGPEHAQALDLCRAPVSVAEVAAQLRLPAVVTKVLLSDLVDCGALTTKPPEFHHNPTDRALLEAVLDGLRRQL
- a CDS encoding MBL fold metallo-hydrolase produces the protein MSGSRSLSSGLRALQPEAFGADPSGERMARIRRSPYFKDGVFQNPGGPSRTRPSGSPLDFAKKYFDKDSRSRRAPKGTIPVHPTTLADLAEPPATGLRLTWTGHSSVLAEIDGQRVLFDPVWGERCSPFAFAGPKRLHPVPLPVAALGPVDVVVISHDHYDHLDLPTIKALAGTDTLFAVPLGVGAHLEHWGVPAERVRELDWHEATQVGGLTLTATPARHFCGRGLRNTQHTLWASWVVAGERHRIFHSGDTGYFEGFRDIGADYGPFDATMIQIGAYSDFWPDIHMTPDEGMRAHLDLQGGEPGGVMIPIHWGTFNLAPHAWAEPGAWTMDAAEKAGQAAAFPRPGEPFEPAGKLPVEPWWEAVSAPLDRPWRDAGSTARTGTAAQDDLDRAGGR
- a CDS encoding GTP-binding protein; translated protein: MDYDDSSDYDYDDGADPFPTALKILVAGGFGVGKTTFVGAVSEIAPLSTEELLTTVSAGTDNLDGIENKVETTVAMDFGRITLDPQHVLYLFGTPGQERFWFMWDELCEGALGAVILADTRRLEECFAAVDFFEERGLGFIVAVNEFDGAHRYDPEEVRAAIDLDPAIPVVRCDARISASGVQTLLTLVRHLIAHAPVTPAPSHGAHM
- a CDS encoding roadblock/LC7 domain-containing protein, giving the protein MATDAPTGHVSDLDWLMSGLVQRVPHTTSAVLLSCDGLVKSVHGLDADSADHMAALASGLYSLGRSAGVRFGDGGDVRQVVVELDSTLLFVTTAGSGTCLAVLAGREADAAVLGYEMAMLVKSVRPYLMTAPRQHAVEPTAMRP